The stretch of DNA GGTACCAGACAAACCACTGAGCCTTCACTTcgtggacagaggaggagaaaacgCTGCTTGATCTGCTTTTCAGTAAATGttgtatgtgaaaaaaaataagccgTTTATAAATTCCACCGATCagccaaaacattttaacatccaCACGAATGCCCGAAGCAAACGCATCAGAGCATCACACTGCCTCCACCTACTTGCCTTCTTCTGTAGTGCATCCCGGTGCCACCTCTTCCTCAGGTAAGAGACGTTCAGGCACCTGGCTAAAAGAAAACGTGATCTTCCATTGCTCCTTGGTCCAGCTCTGATGCTCACGTGCCCATTGTGGCCACTTTTTCAGCCATTCGTGCTACAGTAGCTCTTCTGTGGGATCGGACAACGCAGACTAGCCTTTGCTCACCTCGCTCATCAATGAGCCTCGGGTGCCCAGCCCCAATGTCAGCTGTTGTCCTTCCTCAGGCCACTTTTTTGGGAAGTTTGGGAGATGTTCTGACCCAGGCCCGTGTCAGACTCACTCAGATCCTtccatttttcctgcttccaACACAACAACTTCTAGGACAAAGTGCTCACTTGCTGCCTGGTATATCCCGCCCACTGACACATGCCAGTGTAACAAGATAATCAATGTTATTCACCTCACCTGTCGGTGGTTATAATGTAAAGGCTGATCTGTGTCTATAACAATGTCTGATATGGATGAGTACATTAGCATTCTATCGCTACTCCTATCGGTTCTTTTTCAAGAATACATCCAGAACAggactgaatgttttaaatatattgTTTCTGGTGCAGCAACATTCATTGTAGGAAAAGAAATCACTGTCAAATCTCACTGGAAGCAAAgctaaaatcaaataaacagcagcagcgggtTTGAAATGTTTGCTAACACAAACTGACTGCATGAAGTTTCCTTTTTGTCTGATGTACGAGAGCGAGACGGCAGCAGGTCGACAACAGTGACTACATGAAGCAAATGAATCATTCATAGTTTGCAAGAAGATGAGAAAGATTTACTAAATGAGataataaatgtgaaaacagagacaaatgTGAGTTCATGGACTTCTGGATGTTCTTTTTTTAGTTCAACGGGTGAAGAGTCATGATCCAAGCTTCACAGCCCTGTTCTGCTTGTTCAGGGTTGACttggtttaaaggtgcagtgtgaaggatttagtggcaCCTAGTGGTGAGGCTGCAGATCGCAACCAGCTGAAATCCCCTCGACTCAGCCTCCGATCTTCACTGGATGTTCAAAACGTGAAAACATTATGGACTCTGATAGAATATAAGGCTTATaacaaaaacccaaagattttttatttcattcttaatttaaaaaaaaaaaattttaaccAATGAAAACAGTTATAAAtattaaatcctacacactggacctttaaaatcAAAGCAATAATTGGAGGCAAGTATCTACTTCTGTCCTTTGCTCAAAGGCACTCCATGTCAGGCCAAGATGGGTGTTATATCAGAACTCTgtttcatatactgtatataaagtcTATGGTGCGCATTTGTGATACCATTTCCAACTTCAACaggaaatgtggaaaaaaagatttactcccgtttctcatgtttctctttATTCTGTCATCAGTCTCCAAACACCATCCGGTCCCGTCATCCTTTTATTCCGCCCACATTGTCTATCGATCCTGCAGGGTCCATTTTGTGCATTAAAAAGTGTCCTTGCACCTGTGCAGCGCTGATCTCTGAGTGGGCGGCCAGCGCTCGCTCCGCAAAACGCTCTCCTTCAGAGTCGGGCTCGTCCGGGTAGAACCGCCGGAACATCTGCACGAGCTGCCAGTGAGTGCAGTGACCGATGTAGTGCTTCTGGTCAACGCGGCCGGGTCGGATCAGTGCTGGGTCTAACCTGTGAGCGCACGTTACAAACAAGGGCAGAGAGCAGATGCGTGAGCCGACTGTCGCTTGTTTACACattcagcagacacagagcaacattagcgTTCACTAAGTCTTATACTAGGTCTCATTCCTTTAGTCTAGAACCCAAATAAAAAATTTCTCTTACCTGTCAATAAAGTTGGTGGTCATGAAGACTATTCTGGCCTCAGATGAAGCAACTCCATCCAAAGAATTAAGGAGGCCACTAAAAGTCAGTCTTCCCATCCCCTGATAGGCCAGAGGAtctgacagaaagagacaaaagggATTTAAAGTCACTCACAAAACAGAATTAAACCCAAACACATTGTCATAAATGAAAATATCTCATGGGTTACTGTAAACACTGTTACTGACTCTCTGTGGTAAGCAGTTCTCGGCTGACGAATGCTGCATCGACATCCTCCAACAGTATGATGCTCTGCTGCGGCGCCACGCTCAGCAGGTGGTTCAGACGGTCATCTGACAGGGATCGGTCGCTCAGACTCATCAGACAGATGCTGTAGCCCAGCTCGCCTGCCAGCGCCGTGCTGGAATGTAATGAGTCACAAAGATGAAGCTATTGCACACAAGTGATTGACATACAGTCCGCCTCTCACGCAGATTATTTCTATACAGGAAGGGCATGAAGTCCAAAGCACACTCACATAAAGCTGCTTTTCCCACATCCTGGAGGACCATACAGCAGATATCCTCTTCTGTAGGGGATgcctgcaaaaaaacaacaacattaacataatCAAATCAACAGGTGGCCCTCatagaataaaaaacaatgaataaataaaattatatttataaaactagttaatacaaaaaataaaagactcaaAGACAGCTAACACCCGGATGTTCTACCTCTGTCTGTGTACCACTTTGGGTTTCCGATGAAGTCCTTCACATCGTCTACGATCCTTTCAGTCACACCCACGTCCAGGACCACAGAGCTGAGGGGTCTGCGTCGCCGCGGGAACCCAAAGGGCCTCCACTCTGCACCCATGGCTGTGTACATCACTGTACGTCCCTCTTCCTGCTTCAGGGCCAGTTCTCTTGCTGCAGAACATGATTGACAACTGTAGCAAATAACCTCTGAATGGCAAAGAGATTTGTACGTGTTGGGTATGAACTGTAGACCTGTGTAGAACTTCACCTTCTTGCAAGATATTAAAGAAGATTTGTCTGTCTCGGCCTAAAGCAGTGAAGGTTACAGACTCCCACGGGGTTCCGGTGTGCAGATCCACCATCTGCTTCTCTCTGGTCCTCTCCACCCTGATCCACTTCCTCCCATACCTGCAGAGCAGAATGCATGACAGTGTCAGAGGCTGTACTGTTGACAGAGAGAGCAGTATTTGCAAAGCagactctttttcttttttggcatATTTCTTGAACCTGAAAAGATGccatcagtgtgtatgtgtatgtgtattggAAGCATGCTGAAATAGATGTAAAGATTAAGAGGACTCTTCTGACCAGATGATGTGGTTCCCAGGGCTCGGATGGAAGTCAAACTGCGTGTGGACCCGTCCACTCTCATGTGCCAGGTAGGAGGTCTCCACGCTCAGGTGCTGAGTGTGCCTGGCGTGCTTTGTGATCCAGCTCAGCAGCCAGTGGTAGCTCTTATCCCTGCTGGGGACCTCCAGAGTGATCATGTAGTTCCTGCGGAAGAAGATCATTCCCACCTGGGCACCTTTCTTGGCCATTGCCAGCGCTGTCCCAATCCCAACCAGTCCAAACCCGGCCCCGAAGTATGGGTTGTCCTTCAGGCCGTCCAGAAAGTCTGACAGAGGCATGTTGCTGATGTGTGTACACCCCGAACGGTATCAGACTAAAGGAGAACAGACCTACATACAAAGTGCAAGCTCATTTAATCTGAAGGTCCAGAGTGTTTGGAAGTCACTCAGTTTAAAAAACTGCTGCCAAATTGAGAGTTTTGCAGCTGGTGCTAGTTTCTAATGATACATCCGGCCATGTTAGCTAAATAATTAGCTATTAGCCCACCGACTTGCCTTCTTTGTCTTCATCTCATACTGCTGTCTTGGAAGATATCGTCATTTCCAATGTAAAATATCCACAAACTGCTTTTCTAAATAGCGCTGCTCTTCCAACTATTGCGAAATCCTCATGTGTGCAATGTATGGATGACAGCGACCTCTGCTACACTTCCtgtgtttgacaaatatcactCCGACTGGTCGCCTGCACACAAACATTCGTTCCGCTCCCCCGCTACTGTTATCCTAACACAATTTTTCTCGCAAGCTAACCCCTGAAACTGActaaagatgaatatttttatGGAGAATATAATTTGAAACCATAATATTAGACTGCACGGACCGTAACACAGACATTTATTTGCTAAGAGAGCCGAGAACCGAGACTGGGAACGGTTAGCGACCAGAATCacaagaagctaacgttagctcggCTACGTATGTTAGTTGTTGTTATGCTAGTTAATATCGTCAAAAAGTGAGTTATATCTCAGCTACTATCACTTAATATGAATAAAGACAGCGTACTGTGTAATAGTAAAGCAGTGGAGATTAATTACATCAGCTGAATACTGTTAAACTaacattttttggttttgtgttttacaggtACGGTGGATCTCGGAATGCCAGGCAGTAGGTTGAATTCTGTTTGTGCTGTTAGATGTTTGTAGCCACAACAAGGTACGtatgtgttaatgtgtttgttattACACGTCGTTATTATGCATTTATAATCAGTTATTTTTGTTCATTAATTATGGAGCAGAACAAGTGGTTAAAATTGGGATTATATCAACACAGCCCACCAACAGCTAACAACTGTGAATAAAGGTTTATAAGCAGTATATGTTAAAAAATAGGGCTGCAATCATGTCACTCCCTCGATTGATCAAtaagttgtttggtctataaaatgtcagaaaagtgATGAAACTTCATCTTATAAAAttgcatttctttattttgtagcAGAGACACAATTACAAAGTGCAACCAAAGCAAATCACAGTGAAATCAACTGTACAGACAAACtaaaagataaacaaacacacataatacaataatattcataataaaaacaatacaaccaAAATTAACAGGAagaacaggattttttttttaaatcagcagcTATTTTAAGAGCTTTTGAAGGGGAAAAAGTCACATTTCCTACTTAGATATGAATAtgttcttgtttctttcctcctctatgaaagtaaactatttttttttttttggctgtggacaaaataaaacatttgaagacgtcaccttCAGATTTAGAAAAcccagattttcatttttttatagCCCAGAAAACGATTTGAATTATCAAGAAAACAACTGACCGATTAATCATCATAGTTGCAGCCGCACTAAGTTACCAATGTGTGTTTAACCCTTTTTAAATCTCTCACTTTGTAATTAAGTCCTCTGTTGTTTCAGACACAATGGAGACAGTGGAACCTCAtcaatgtgaaaaatgtggaCAGAGTTTCTCAGACAGCAGCTTATTTACCTCCCACCTTTGTTCAGATAAGCTGACCACACCACCCAGTAAAACACAGCTGGGGAGCTACAGGTGTTCTCAGTGCAGCGAGGCCTTTTCCAAGCCAGGTGTCCTGAGACGGCACTTTAAAAGCATCCACGGTGGACGTGACCCTAAAGGCCCGTTCCATTGCGCTCAGCCAGGCTGTCAGTTCAGCAGCACAGAGCGTCAGGAATATCAAACGCACCTCACGTCCACACATGGTCTCACTCTTATCCCCTGCACCCTGCAGTCCTGCAGAGTGTCATTCCTCACACAGGGTGAGATGGAGAGACACTCGCGGGGCCACATGCCCTTCAGCTGCCTTCGGTGTGAGTTTGTTGCTCATAGCGCAAAAGACCTGGATCACCACGTCCTGGAGCACAGCCATCAGACAACTTGCACTCAAGgtaaacaaacactgcaggGAGTTGATGTTATGTGACACAAATGCTGAAGTCATTAAACCGGGGCTCTGTTTTCAGAGAGCGCTGGTATGATTTTGTTGGCCATAGCTCTGCTGCCCTGTCTCTGATCGTAAGTAGATTCGACATTAAAATGTTGGCACACCTGTTTATAGGGAACGAGACTGCAGCAACAGCTGTGCGCACAAATAGAAGCCACCAGCCTCGGGTGTCCAGCAGGCCAAAAAGAAAACTGATATCCAGTCCAGGTTTTGCATCACCAGTAACAGAAGACGGGAATGAGGAAAAGCctgagaggaaaaggaagaatattaaAAGAGTGAGAAAGGCAGTGGAGAGAGACGAAGCTTCAGCGGTGGACGCTGCACCGCTGCCGTCTAAAGGTATGAACACCAATCCGCTTGGTTTATTAAGCAGAGTAAAATTCAAATAAAGGAAATAATAAAGCACAGAGGAGTGACAGAGAACTTGAGTTCTTCCATATAAGTGGTCTGCTAAGACCCTGACACACCAGGCCGATGGCATTTTCAGGATCATCTTTGATTGTCCGTGGCTGTAGTCATTACGGTGTGTCCtgtttttacattatttctgtgtGGTTGTCCTTCAGATTACCTTGCAGAGGGATCTGAGCACATCTATCGCACCCACACCTGCCCCAAATGCCGGCGCTGCTTCAAGATGCGCTCCCACCTGCAGGAGCACCTCCACCTACATTTCCCCGACCCCAGCCTCCAGTGTCCCACCTGCAAGCGTCACTTCACCAGCAAGAGCAAGCTACGCATCCACAGACTCCGTGAGGCGGGCGAGAAGGTCCACCGCTGCCACCTGTGTGAGTACGCGGCCGTGGAGCAAAACGCAATCCGCCGCCACCTCGTCAGCGTGCACGCCGAAGTGGCGGGGGGGGACGGAGACGGTCGCAGCTATCCTTGTCCAACCTGTGCTCAAAGCTTCAGACAGAGCAGGCTGCTCAAGGCTCACATGAAGACGCACAACGTCCTGCCAGACAGCGAGCCACTGGCCTGCTTTCAAGAGGGCTGTTCTTTCCAGAGTTCTTCACGCAAAGAACTTCTCAAACACACTTCTGAAGTACACGGGGTCCAGGCGCTAGAGTGTCGCCATCACGCCTGCGGTGCCGTCTTCCAAAGCGAGTCGGACATGGAGGCTCATTACCGGACACACCTCGCCTACCACTGCTCACAGTGTGACTTCTCCTGCTCCAATAAGGCCGTCTTCCTCCAGCACCAGCGGCTCGGTCACCCTGGAAACGACGAGCTGTGCTGCGATTTCTGCTCCTTCGTCACATTTAACCCCGTGGAGTTTGAGCAGCACATTGGACATTTGCACGCCACTGAGAAGATCCACCGCTGCTCTCAGTGCAGCTACGTGACGTCACACAAACGCGGCCTGAAGAGACACATGCTGATGCACAGCGGTGAGGAGGGAACAGATGTGTACCATTGTAATCTCTTCTGATCTTTTTTTACCATTGGTGTTGTAAGAGCTGCtcattgtgtcttttttttctccttgtaataGGTGAGAAGCCTCACAAGTGTAGCCTGTGTGACTTCAGGTGTCGAGATGAGTCTTACCTTTCCAAGCACATGCTCACTCACTCAGACGACAAGAACTTCATGTGTGCTGAATGTGGATATGTGACTAAATGGAAACACTATCTGAATGTCCACATGAGGAAACATGCTGGAGACCTCAGGTAGACACTTCTGTAGTTTCTCATACAACTGTTGGTTCTGTTTTCATCCCTCGTTTGCCACAGACTGAGAAATCAAAAATCATGACGTGTTTGCTGCTGAAGATGATGCTGTAACTAACAGCACACACACGAATTAGAGAGGAATTGCATGACGGTTGGGGGAAATTACCACtctattttgcatttttctatACACTGTTGTTGTTACTAAACTTCCCGTCTCCCCTCCCAGGTATCAGTGTGACCAGTGCCCTTACCGCTGCCATCGCATGGACCAGCTGAACAGCCACAAATTACGACATCAGGCCAAAACGCTCATGTGTGAGATCTGCGCTTACgcctgcaagcgaaaatatgaGCTTCGAAATCACATGTTGGCCAAACATTCTGGGGAAGACAAACAACCGTCTGTCTATAAATGCAAATACTGCACGTACACTTCCTGCTACAGACAAGCCCTTCAAAACCACGAGAACTGCAAACACACCAAGCTCAAAGAGTTCCGGTGTGCCCTCTGCTTCTATTCCTCCTTCAGCAGCATCAGCCTCTTCCTGCACAAGAGGAAGGCTCATGGCTACGTGCCGGGAGACAAAGCATGGCTGGAGAACTACACCgcaaaggagaaggagaggaactCTTCTGAGATCTTGCAGGATTTCTACAACAAGCCCTTGACGGCTCATGAGCAGCCTGAACAGTCGGCTGCTGAAGAGCCTCGAGGAGAAAAGTCTGACGCAGATCCCAGTGCTAGCAAAGAAACTGTGGCTGGTTCTGTGGATGGTTTTGATGTAGTTCCTCCGGAGGCTGTTAACGAAGGTGTTTCAGATAGTCCTCCGCCTGCGAACAGTCCTGAGGAGTACTGTACACTTGTTTTAACGACACTATCAACCACCGAGTATCAGATGCCGTCTGTGCaaaatgaggaagaaaataGCATAAATCCAACTTCAAGTTCACCCAATTTAAACTGTAATGAGTCTGAGGTATCACAGGAGAAGGCAGACGTCTCGACTGCTTCATCAGAGGAAGGCGATGTAGCTCTGGCGGATGCAGAATGTGAACAGAGTGACTTGGACGACACCTGCGAGCCTCAGCCAGTTGAGCCTGGGGAGTGTCAGTCTCAAGCACCTGAGGAGGAGAACGATGGTTCAACATTCAGTTCGACTTTAACATCCGAGCAAAATCAGCCGTTAGAATCCGAGCGCCGTCTGAAAGCCATGAAGAAGCACGACAAGGACCAAGCAGAAGCCATGGTTTTGGAGGGACGGGTGCAGATGCTCGTGGTGCCGACAAAAGACGTTTATCGCTGTGACAAATGCTCTTACATTACCAACAAGGAGAGCGCTTTAAAGTACCACCTCCAGGCTTTGTGCCACGGTAGGACGAAGGGTCACAAGTGCCAGGCCTGTGGTGCACAGTTCAAACAGAAACGAGGAATTGATAGCCACCTCGCAAAGAAGTGTCCAGCTCTACCTCGAAAAAGAAGGA from Sparus aurata chromosome 9, fSpaAur1.1, whole genome shotgun sequence encodes:
- the bcs1l gene encoding mitochondrial chaperone BCS1 is translated as MPLSDFLDGLKDNPYFGAGFGLVGIGTALAMAKKGAQVGMIFFRRNYMITLEVPSRDKSYHWLLSWITKHARHTQHLSVETSYLAHESGRVHTQFDFHPSPGNHIIWYGRKWIRVERTREKQMVDLHTGTPWESVTFTALGRDRQIFFNILQEARELALKQEEGRTVMYTAMGAEWRPFGFPRRRRPLSSVVLDVGVTERIVDDVKDFIGNPKWYTDRGIPYRRGYLLYGPPGCGKSSFITALAGELGYSICLMSLSDRSLSDDRLNHLLSVAPQQSIILLEDVDAAFVSRELLTTENPLAYQGMGRLTFSGLLNSLDGVASSEARIVFMTTNFIDRLDPALIRPGRVDQKHYIGHCTHWQLVQMFRRFYPDEPDSEGERFAERALAAHSEISAAQVQGHFLMHKMDPAGSIDNVGGIKG
- the znf142 gene encoding zinc finger protein 142 — translated: METVEPHQCEKCGQSFSDSSLFTSHLCSDKLTTPPSKTQLGSYRCSQCSEAFSKPGVLRRHFKSIHGGRDPKGPFHCAQPGCQFSSTERQEYQTHLTSTHGLTLIPCTLQSCRVSFLTQGEMERHSRGHMPFSCLRCEFVAHSAKDLDHHVLEHSHQTTCTQGNETAATAVRTNRSHQPRVSSRPKRKLISSPGFASPVTEDGNEEKPERKRKNIKRVRKAVERDEASAVDAAPLPSKDYLAEGSEHIYRTHTCPKCRRCFKMRSHLQEHLHLHFPDPSLQCPTCKRHFTSKSKLRIHRLREAGEKVHRCHLCEYAAVEQNAIRRHLVSVHAEVAGGDGDGRSYPCPTCAQSFRQSRLLKAHMKTHNVLPDSEPLACFQEGCSFQSSSRKELLKHTSEVHGVQALECRHHACGAVFQSESDMEAHYRTHLAYHCSQCDFSCSNKAVFLQHQRLGHPGNDELCCDFCSFVTFNPVEFEQHIGHLHATEKIHRCSQCSYVTSHKRGLKRHMLMHSGEKPHKCSLCDFRCRDESYLSKHMLTHSDDKNFMCAECGYVTKWKHYLNVHMRKHAGDLRYQCDQCPYRCHRMDQLNSHKLRHQAKTLMCEICAYACKRKYELRNHMLAKHSGEDKQPSVYKCKYCTYTSCYRQALQNHENCKHTKLKEFRCALCFYSSFSSISLFLHKRKAHGYVPGDKAWLENYTAKEKERNSSEILQDFYNKPLTAHEQPEQSAAEEPRGEKSDADPSASKETVAGSVDGFDVVPPEAVNEGVSDSPPPANSPEEYCTLVLTTLSTTEYQMPSVQNEEENSINPTSSSPNLNCNESEVSQEKADVSTASSEEGDVALADAECEQSDLDDTCEPQPVEPGECQSQAPEEENDGSTFSSTLTSEQNQPLESERRLKAMKKHDKDQAEAMVLEGRVQMLVVPTKDVYRCDKCSYITNKESALKYHLQALCHGRTKGHKCQACGAQFKQKRGIDSHLAKKCPALPRKRRMFVGNSNTSLATEDNSTVSLEGSKELDEGANSSLSSQKRIPKDSHDQEIHQQEAEAHSSNLTNCKNFVHDAFTSSVSEHQPNKSQTKKQVSANVPLQSLYTEKDGKFKCKLCNFVSVKVAIVERHLSTCRKTRRKRESQIISELDHECGDESDRAREESVEESNERTGKVPAKHQIFSCPNCAFKCNQKRALDSHEKRGCLKPGEVQCTMCSFVAKSKMSLTRHTLFVHKKKKAGVSKPKRLHCQHCTFTCKQDRCMAQHVALKHKGARPHRCRYCPFSTTRRYRLEEHESLHTGIGRHSCDICEKTFGALTKLRQHKMRIHDKQPTHFCSLCDFSGYTLDDVRRHNLRCHTGELHHACTHCEAQFSSEVALRNHCKRVHQLQVCFSCKQCDYTCSSEVTLKTHQESKHSQVKCTTCQESFKTKESLLLHQRTHLSHQCQLCPFASKTRQLLAQHLLNEHEEGSPEDKPLKCSTCQFACRHQLVLEQHLRSHGGKRLYKCTDCEYSTRNKQKITWHIRIHTGEKPYSCEQCSYTCTDPSRLKLHMRVHQEEKKYLCPQCGYKCKWATQLKYHMTKHTGDKPYACDDCDYRTNRADALRAHRDTQHCEARPYVCEKCGKAFKTSFILKTHQRQHSDDRPYACGLCQKAFRWPAGLRHHYLSHTKQQPFCCRHCSYRAKQKFQVVKHLQRHHPEVSVEEGVVRDSEAGSLTLKEALEGTLDERAVEEEEEGAAEEEDGDTKQ